A portion of the Pseudomonas koreensis genome contains these proteins:
- the glcF gene encoding glycolate oxidase subunit GlcF — protein sequence MQTTLSEQSRQLPRAAEAEKILRTCVHCGFCNATCPTYQLLGDELDGPRGRIYLIKQVLEGAPATEQTQLHLDRCLSCRNCETTCPSGVDYHNLLDIGRAVVDDAVPRPAAQRLMREGLRALAPNPGLFKGLLRMGATFRPLLPRLLESKLPQHVAATGSRPAPRHARRVLLLEGCVQPGLSPNTNDATARVLDRLGISVTPVSEAGCCGALDYHLDAQGKGLDRARQNIDAWWPHLQNGAGAIVQTASGCGAFIKDYGHLLAGDPVYADKARRISEMTRDLVQVIAAEPLEQVCAASERCIAVHCPCTLQHALKLGGAVETVLTRLGFNLTPVPDGHLCCGSAGTYSLTQPVLARQLRDQRLNALESGRPELIVTSNVGCQSHLASAGRTPVRHWIELVDQSLAE from the coding sequence ATGCAAACCACCCTCAGTGAGCAATCGCGCCAATTACCCCGCGCCGCCGAGGCGGAAAAAATCCTGCGCACCTGCGTGCATTGCGGCTTTTGCAACGCGACGTGCCCGACCTATCAATTGCTCGGCGATGAACTCGACGGGCCGCGTGGGCGCATTTATCTGATCAAGCAAGTGCTGGAAGGCGCACCCGCCACCGAGCAGACGCAGCTGCATCTGGATCGTTGCCTGTCGTGCCGCAACTGCGAAACCACCTGTCCGTCCGGGGTCGATTATCACAACCTGCTCGACATTGGCCGCGCGGTGGTTGATGACGCGGTGCCGCGCCCGGCCGCCCAGCGCTTGATGCGCGAAGGCTTGCGCGCGTTGGCACCGAATCCAGGGTTGTTCAAAGGCTTGTTGCGAATGGGCGCGACGTTTCGGCCGCTGCTGCCGCGCCTGCTGGAAAGCAAACTGCCGCAGCACGTCGCCGCTACGGGTTCGCGCCCTGCTCCTCGGCATGCGCGCCGGGTGTTGTTGCTCGAAGGCTGCGTGCAACCAGGCCTGTCACCGAACACCAATGACGCGACGGCGCGGGTGCTCGATCGCTTGGGCATAAGTGTCACCCCGGTGAGCGAGGCCGGTTGCTGCGGCGCTCTCGACTATCACCTCGACGCTCAGGGCAAAGGTCTCGACCGCGCTCGGCAGAACATCGACGCCTGGTGGCCGCATCTGCAGAACGGCGCCGGAGCCATCGTGCAAACGGCCAGTGGTTGTGGCGCGTTCATCAAGGATTATGGGCATTTGCTGGCGGGCGATCCGGTGTATGCCGACAAGGCTCGGCGGATCAGTGAAATGACCCGGGACCTGGTGCAAGTCATCGCGGCGGAACCGCTGGAACAGGTGTGCGCCGCCAGCGAAAGATGCATCGCCGTGCATTGCCCGTGCACGTTGCAGCACGCGCTGAAACTCGGCGGCGCCGTGGAAACAGTGCTGACCCGACTCGGCTTCAACCTCACGCCAGTGCCGGACGGCCATTTGTGCTGCGGCTCGGCGGGCACTTACTCGCTGACCCAACCGGTGCTGGCGCGGCAACTGCGCGATCAGCGCCTCAACGCCCTGGAAAGCGGCCGGCCCGAGTTGATCGTCACTTCCAATGTGGGCTGTCAGAGCCATCTGGCGAGCGCCGGGCGCACGCCGGTCAGGCACTGGATCGAACTGGTGGATCAGTCGTTGGCAGAATGA
- the glcE gene encoding glycolate oxidase subunit GlcE, with product MADFDGAEALLDQVNAARANATPLRIQGGNSKAFLGREVAGEVLDTRAHRGIVQYDPTELVVTVRAGTPLSGLLAALDDAGQMLPCEPPSFADSATVGGMVATGLSGSRRPWSGSVRDFVLGTRVITGLGQHLRFGGEVMKNVAGYDLSRLMAGSFGCLGVITEVSLKVLPKPRQCLSIRLDLDCVRALSKFAEWGQQPLPISAACHDGQSLYLRLEGGEGSVTAAHQRLGGEPLDSVFWRDLNEQRLSFFDEGLPLWRLSLPNNLGPLELPGEQLIDWAGAQRWLKSDSAEIHALAQTFGGHATCFTHGATDSPFQPLAPTLLRYHRQLKAQLDPQGLFNPGRMYAEV from the coding sequence ATGGCCGATTTCGATGGCGCCGAGGCCCTGCTCGACCAAGTGAATGCCGCGCGGGCCAATGCCACGCCGCTGAGGATTCAGGGCGGCAACAGCAAGGCGTTTCTTGGTCGCGAGGTGGCCGGTGAAGTGCTCGACACCCGCGCCCATCGCGGCATCGTCCAGTACGATCCGACGGAACTGGTGGTCACGGTGCGCGCCGGCACGCCATTGTCCGGGCTGCTTGCGGCGCTGGATGACGCCGGGCAAATGCTGCCCTGCGAACCGCCGTCCTTCGCTGACAGTGCCACGGTCGGCGGTATGGTCGCTACGGGACTGTCCGGATCACGCCGGCCGTGGTCCGGCTCGGTGCGCGACTTCGTTCTTGGCACGCGGGTGATCACCGGCCTCGGTCAACATTTGCGCTTCGGTGGCGAAGTGATGAAAAACGTCGCCGGTTATGACCTGTCGCGGCTCATGGCCGGCAGTTTCGGCTGCCTCGGCGTGATCACCGAAGTGTCGCTGAAAGTCCTGCCGAAACCACGCCAGTGCCTGAGCATTCGCCTTGACCTCGATTGTGTCCGCGCCTTGAGCAAATTTGCCGAGTGGGGCCAGCAACCGCTGCCGATCAGCGCCGCGTGTCACGATGGCCAGAGTCTGTATCTGCGTCTGGAAGGTGGCGAAGGTTCGGTGACGGCGGCGCATCAACGCCTCGGTGGCGAGCCGCTGGACTCGGTTTTCTGGCGCGACCTAAACGAACAGCGCCTGAGTTTTTTCGACGAAGGTTTGCCGCTGTGGCGCCTGTCATTGCCGAACAATCTCGGCCCGCTCGAGCTGCCCGGCGAGCAACTGATCGACTGGGCCGGTGCGCAACGCTGGCTTAAATCCGACAGTGCCGAGATTCATGCCCTCGCGCAGACGTTTGGTGGCCACGCGACATGCTTCACCCATGGTGCAACCGATTCACCGTTTCAACCGCTGGCGCCGACCTTGCTGCGCTACCACCGGCAACTCAAGGCGCAACTCGACCCGCAAGGGCTGTTCAACCCCGGACGAATGTACGCGGAGGTCTAG
- the glcD gene encoding glycolate oxidase subunit GlcD, with product MNILYDERLDGALPEVNKGELLKALQQALPDLDILWREDELKPYECDGLSAYRTTPMLVALPRRLEQVQTLLKLCHRHNVPVVARGAGTGLSGGALPLEKGLLLVMARFNNILHIDPAARTARVQPGVRNLAISQAVAPFGLYYAPDPSSQIACSIGGNVAENAGGVHCLKYGLTVHNVLKIEVLTIEGERLTLGSEALDSAGFDLLALFTGSEGLLGIITEVTVKLLPKPQVAKVLLGSFDSVEKAGRAVAEIIAAGIIPGGLEMMDNLAIRAAEDFIHAGYPVDAEAILLCELDGVEADVHDDCQRVREVMTATGATEVRQAQDEAERVRFWAGRKNAFPAIGRLSPDYYCMDGTIPRRELPAVLQGISRLGEEYGLRVANVFHAGDGNMHPLILFDANQPGELHRAEALGGKILELCVKVGGSITGEHGVGREKINQMCAQFNSDELMLFHAVKAAFDPQGLLNPGKNIPTLHRCAEFGAMHIHAGQLPFPELERF from the coding sequence ATGAACATCCTTTACGACGAACGCCTCGACGGCGCCCTGCCCGAGGTGAACAAGGGCGAATTGCTCAAGGCTCTGCAACAAGCCCTGCCTGACCTGGACATCCTCTGGCGCGAGGATGAACTCAAACCCTACGAATGCGACGGCCTCTCCGCCTACCGCACCACGCCGATGCTGGTGGCCCTGCCCCGGCGCCTCGAGCAAGTGCAAACCCTGCTGAAACTTTGCCATCGGCACAATGTGCCGGTGGTCGCCCGGGGCGCCGGCACCGGATTGTCCGGCGGCGCTCTGCCACTGGAAAAAGGCCTGCTGCTGGTGATGGCGCGGTTCAACAACATCCTGCATATCGACCCTGCCGCCCGTACCGCGCGGGTTCAACCTGGCGTGCGCAATCTTGCTATCTCCCAGGCGGTGGCCCCGTTCGGCTTGTATTACGCGCCGGATCCGTCATCGCAGATTGCCTGTTCGATTGGCGGCAACGTCGCGGAAAACGCCGGTGGCGTGCACTGCCTCAAGTACGGCCTGACGGTGCACAACGTGCTGAAAATCGAAGTGCTGACCATCGAGGGCGAACGTCTGACGCTGGGCTCCGAGGCGCTCGATTCAGCCGGTTTTGACCTGCTCGCGCTGTTCACCGGCTCCGAAGGTCTGCTGGGGATCATCACCGAAGTCACCGTGAAGCTATTGCCCAAACCGCAAGTCGCCAAGGTCTTGCTCGGCAGTTTCGATTCAGTGGAAAAGGCCGGCCGTGCGGTTGCCGAGATCATCGCCGCCGGGATCATTCCGGGCGGTCTGGAAATGATGGACAACCTCGCCATCCGCGCCGCCGAAGACTTCATCCACGCCGGCTATCCGGTCGACGCCGAGGCGATTCTGCTGTGCGAACTCGACGGTGTCGAAGCCGACGTGCACGACGATTGCCAGCGCGTACGGGAAGTCATGACAGCGACCGGCGCCACCGAGGTGCGCCAGGCCCAGGACGAAGCCGAGCGCGTGCGTTTCTGGGCCGGGCGCAAAAACGCGTTTCCGGCGATCGGCCGGTTGTCGCCGGATTATTACTGCATGGACGGCACCATCCCGCGCCGCGAATTGCCCGCTGTGCTGCAAGGCATCTCGCGTCTTGGCGAAGAATATGGCTTGCGCGTGGCCAATGTGTTCCATGCCGGCGACGGCAACATGCATCCGCTGATCCTGTTCGATGCCAACCAGCCGGGCGAGCTGCATCGCGCCGAAGCGTTGGGTGGCAAGATCCTCGAACTGTGCGTGAAGGTCGGCGGCAGTATCACCGGCGAACACGGCGTCGGCCGCGAGAAAATCAATCAGATGTGCGCGCAGTTCAACAGCGACGAGTTAATGCTGTTTCATGCGGTGAAAGCCGCGTTCGATCCGCAGGGCTTGCTCAACCCCGGCAAGAACATCCCGACCCTGCACCGCTGCGCCGAATTTGGCGCGATGCACATCCACGCCGGGCAACTGCCCTTCCCCGAGCTGGAGCGCTTCTGA
- a CDS encoding alpha/beta fold hydrolase, with translation MLLLFVALAVFMAWSWLTYPAVGHWLYDLAMASEAKLYKLHKIEVPIAEMTVSTWQGGPYEASSAILMLHGFSADKNLWLRCARHFVRQYRVIIPDLAGHGETGFKAGGGYDIAVQAKRMIQLLDVCGVEKVHVIGNSMGGYIAAWLAATYPERIASLALIDPAGVTAPQPSDMERHLARGHNPFLINSREEFQRFYAMTMESPPWVPKLVLDAVAQRYEQQRDELEEIFRDFHASPPMEPKLAEIKCPALLLWGRKDRLIDVSSVPVWSKGIANLEVDVWDHVGHMPMVEQPGNTARLYGEFLERQR, from the coding sequence ATGCTTTTGCTGTTTGTCGCACTCGCGGTTTTCATGGCCTGGAGCTGGTTGACTTACCCGGCGGTCGGCCATTGGCTGTACGACCTGGCCATGGCCAGCGAGGCCAAGTTGTACAAACTGCACAAGATCGAAGTGCCGATCGCCGAAATGACCGTGTCGACCTGGCAAGGCGGGCCCTACGAGGCGTCCAGCGCGATTCTGATGCTGCACGGCTTCAGCGCCGACAAAAACCTCTGGCTGCGCTGCGCCCGACACTTCGTCCGCCAGTATCGGGTGATCATCCCGGATCTCGCCGGCCACGGCGAAACCGGCTTCAAGGCTGGCGGCGGTTACGACATCGCGGTTCAGGCCAAACGCATGATTCAGTTGCTCGACGTCTGCGGCGTGGAGAAAGTCCATGTCATCGGCAACTCCATGGGCGGCTACATCGCCGCGTGGCTGGCGGCGACCTATCCCGAGCGGATCGCCTCGCTGGCCTTGATCGACCCGGCCGGCGTCACCGCGCCGCAGCCCAGTGACATGGAGCGCCATCTGGCGCGCGGGCACAACCCGTTCCTGATCAACTCCCGCGAAGAGTTTCAGCGCTTTTATGCGATGACCATGGAGTCGCCGCCATGGGTGCCGAAGCTGGTGCTGGACGCTGTCGCCCAGCGCTACGAGCAACAACGTGACGAGCTCGAAGAAATCTTTCGCGACTTCCATGCCAGCCCGCCGATGGAGCCGAAACTGGCCGAGATCAAATGCCCGGCGCTGCTGCTGTGGGGGCGCAAGGATCGTCTGATCGACGTCAGCAGCGTACCGGTGTGGAGCAAGGGCATTGCCAATCTCGAAGTGGATGTGTGGGACCACGTCGGGCACATGCCAATGGTCGAGCAGCCGGGAAATACCGCGCGGCTGTACGGGGAATTTCTGGAACGACAGCGATGA
- a CDS encoding flavin-containing monooxygenase, whose product MHIYHVLIIGSGFGGQCAAVNLLKAGIDDFRILERRDFFGGTWCQNTYPGAAVDVPSPLYSLSFAPYRWSQMFAGQAELRRYTEQVIEEFGLRDRVELQADVQRVEWNEAEKHWTVHTRAKGIFHTQFLINASGPLSQPVIPHFPGMDRFQGKTFHTNHWDHSYDYRGKRVAIVGSGASAAQVIPAIAPQVEHLHVFQRTAHWVLPRADRKFGRFQRWLLGLKPAYKLLRWLIYWQFETRVIAFKYSKPAIHLVQQHALRFLKRQVPDPLLRQQLTPDFTIGCKRVLVSSTYYPALSRANVTLHSREHGIASIDESGIKTVDGEHIDVDLIVWSTGYDATDGMISYPVSGKNAVQLRDVWAEYPRAYLGTSLPDFPNLFIVTGPNTGIGHTSALFIIESQMNYILDCIRTVQAKGLRSIEVRHDAERTYTAMIHREMQRTVWKSGGCHSWYQSKSGHVIAMFPGFSFSYHLLTRALKPGDHILS is encoded by the coding sequence ATGCACATCTACCATGTGTTGATCATCGGCAGCGGTTTTGGCGGCCAGTGCGCGGCGGTCAACCTGCTCAAAGCCGGGATCGATGACTTTCGCATACTGGAGCGACGCGATTTTTTTGGCGGCACCTGGTGCCAGAACACCTACCCCGGCGCGGCGGTTGACGTGCCGTCGCCGCTGTATTCGCTGTCGTTCGCGCCGTACCGCTGGTCGCAGATGTTCGCCGGACAGGCGGAACTGCGTCGCTACACCGAACAGGTGATCGAGGAGTTTGGTTTGCGCGACCGCGTGGAGCTGCAGGCTGATGTCCAGCGCGTCGAGTGGAACGAGGCGGAAAAACACTGGACGGTGCACACCCGCGCCAAAGGCATCTTTCACACGCAGTTCCTGATCAACGCCTCCGGGCCGTTGAGTCAGCCGGTCATCCCACACTTCCCCGGGATGGATCGCTTTCAAGGCAAGACTTTTCACACAAACCATTGGGATCACAGCTACGACTATCGCGGTAAACGCGTGGCGATTGTCGGCAGCGGTGCCAGCGCGGCCCAGGTGATTCCGGCGATTGCACCGCAAGTCGAACACCTGCATGTGTTTCAGCGCACGGCGCATTGGGTGTTGCCGCGTGCCGATCGTAAATTCGGCAGGTTCCAGCGCTGGCTGCTCGGCTTGAAACCGGCATACAAGTTGCTGCGCTGGCTGATCTACTGGCAATTCGAAACCCGGGTGATCGCCTTCAAATACTCGAAACCGGCGATTCACCTGGTCCAGCAACATGCGCTGCGTTTTCTCAAACGCCAGGTTCCGGACCCACTGCTGCGGCAGCAACTCACCCCGGATTTCACCATCGGCTGCAAGCGGGTGCTGGTGTCCAGCACGTATTACCCGGCGCTGAGCCGCGCCAACGTCACGCTGCACAGTCGCGAGCATGGCATCGCGTCGATCGACGAAAGCGGGATCAAGACGGTAGACGGCGAGCATATCGATGTTGATCTGATCGTCTGGTCGACCGGTTACGACGCCACCGACGGGATGATTTCCTACCCGGTCAGCGGCAAAAACGCGGTGCAACTCAGAGATGTCTGGGCCGAATACCCGCGCGCCTATCTGGGCACCAGCCTGCCGGACTTCCCCAACCTGTTCATCGTCACCGGGCCGAACACCGGCATTGGCCACACCTCGGCGCTGTTCATCATCGAATCGCAGATGAACTACATCCTCGACTGCATCCGCACCGTGCAGGCCAAAGGCCTGCGCAGCATCGAAGTGCGCCATGACGCGGAACGTACCTACACTGCAATGATCCACCGGGAAATGCAGCGCACGGTGTGGAAGTCCGGTGGCTGCCACAGTTGGTACCAGAGCAAGAGCGGTCATGTGATCGCGATGTTTCCCGGCTTCAGTTTCAGCTATCACCTGCTGACCCGGGCGCTGAAACCGGGCGACCATATTTTGTCCTGA
- a CDS encoding diguanylate cyclase encodes MGNTRGKGLSLARRLYRSRVFGLLLGLICVSVAMYALDPPLWVWGLMLFNGLIWPHLAFQWARRSSVPFRAEHRNLLIDAFMGGFWVAAMQFNPLPSATTISMMAMNNVAIGGGRFLLAGTAAQLFGMGVGLVVFTPAFIPQTTPLQLYACLPLLLLYPLALGWICFLQAATLGRHKRELLALSRTDSLTGLLNHGAWKDQLDLAFQHCKRQQQGAAIALIDIDHFKAINDTYGHVAGDIVLRQLSKLLKHNLRATDVAGRYGGDEFCVILPELPLFNAAQAMEALRERFATLGYEQNPALRVSLSIGLAAHDPSHADATRWLDDADQALYEAKASGRNRVICNSDNKPRQALLDSV; translated from the coding sequence ATGGGAAATACGCGGGGAAAGGGACTTTCACTGGCCAGGAGGCTGTACAGGTCGCGGGTGTTCGGGCTGCTGCTCGGGCTCATTTGCGTCAGCGTGGCGATGTATGCCCTCGATCCGCCGCTGTGGGTGTGGGGCTTGATGCTGTTCAACGGCCTGATCTGGCCGCATCTGGCGTTTCAATGGGCGCGCCGCTCGAGCGTGCCGTTTCGCGCCGAACACCGCAATTTGCTGATCGACGCATTCATGGGCGGCTTCTGGGTCGCCGCCATGCAGTTCAATCCGTTGCCCAGCGCAACCACGATTTCCATGATGGCGATGAACAATGTCGCCATCGGTGGCGGGCGATTTCTACTCGCCGGGACGGCGGCGCAGCTTTTCGGAATGGGCGTGGGCCTGGTGGTGTTTACTCCTGCGTTCATCCCGCAAACAACGCCGCTGCAGCTATACGCCTGTTTGCCGTTGTTGTTGCTGTATCCGCTGGCGCTGGGCTGGATCTGCTTTCTCCAGGCCGCTACTCTCGGCCGGCACAAGCGTGAGCTGTTGGCGCTGAGTCGTACCGACAGCCTGACCGGTCTGCTCAATCACGGCGCGTGGAAGGACCAATTGGATCTTGCGTTTCAGCACTGCAAACGGCAGCAGCAGGGCGCGGCGATTGCGCTGATCGATATCGATCATTTCAAAGCGATCAACGACACCTACGGCCACGTCGCTGGCGACATCGTCCTGCGCCAGTTGAGCAAACTGCTCAAGCACAATCTGCGCGCCACCGATGTCGCCGGGCGCTACGGCGGGGATGAATTCTGCGTGATCCTGCCGGAATTGCCGCTGTTCAACGCCGCTCAGGCCATGGAAGCCTTGCGCGAACGCTTCGCGACGCTGGGCTATGAGCAGAACCCGGCGTTGAGGGTCAGTCTGAGCATTGGCCTGGCCGCGCATGACCCGAGTCATGCCGATGCCACGCGGTGGCTGGATGATGCCGATCAGGCGTTGTACGAAGCCAAGGCGAGTGGGCGCAATCGGGTGATTTGCAACAGCGATAACAAGCCGAGGCAGGCGTTGCTGGATTCCGTCTGA
- a CDS encoding M20/M25/M40 family metallo-hydrolase: MTFSFSRSLLAASLGLSLAFSAANAAEPHKQVLADAEQYQPEALKLLERLVNIDSGSGYEPGLKQVSDIAIDELKKLGATIELVPNTPEKSSHVLATLKGTGKAKILLMAHMDTVFKEGSAADRPFHIKDGRAYGPGVMDDKGGIVAGIYALKVLKNLDFKDYAQITFLLDASEETGSDVATDLIKKTAKQHDVTLNLEPGRPADGLVVWRKGSATALVEVKGKAAHAGVAPELGRNAAMEAAHQILQLGKLGDEAKKTTINFTVLKAGDRTNVIPDQATAKADVRAAVPEEFDRIEKDLARVSQDKLIAETEVKTSLQRGLPPMPQTAESDRLMAMAQGIYGEIGRKLTEEGSGGAADASLSAGVGTPTLDGFGIVGGNIHTPEEYAEVASVAPRIYLLSRMIMELAKPR; this comes from the coding sequence ATGACGTTCTCATTTTCCCGCTCTCTGCTGGCCGCCAGTCTCGGTCTGTCCCTCGCGTTCTCGGCCGCAAACGCCGCCGAACCACATAAACAAGTGCTCGCCGATGCCGAGCAGTACCAGCCCGAAGCCCTGAAGTTGTTGGAGCGACTGGTCAATATCGACTCCGGTTCAGGTTATGAACCGGGCCTCAAACAGGTCAGCGATATCGCCATCGATGAGCTGAAGAAACTCGGCGCCACCATCGAACTGGTGCCCAACACCCCGGAAAAATCCAGCCACGTGCTGGCCACGCTCAAAGGCACCGGCAAGGCGAAAATCCTCCTGATGGCGCACATGGACACGGTGTTCAAGGAAGGCTCCGCCGCCGACCGGCCTTTCCACATCAAAGACGGCCGCGCCTACGGGCCGGGGGTGATGGACGACAAGGGCGGCATCGTCGCCGGCATCTACGCGCTGAAAGTGCTGAAGAACCTCGACTTCAAGGATTACGCGCAGATCACCTTCCTGCTCGACGCCAGCGAAGAAACCGGCTCGGACGTCGCTACCGATCTGATCAAGAAAACCGCCAAACAGCATGACGTCACCCTCAACCTCGAACCGGGGCGCCCGGCCGATGGCCTGGTGGTGTGGCGCAAGGGCAGTGCGACGGCGCTGGTCGAAGTCAAAGGCAAGGCCGCCCACGCTGGCGTCGCGCCAGAGTTGGGACGGAACGCGGCGATGGAAGCGGCGCACCAGATTCTGCAACTGGGCAAGCTCGGTGATGAGGCGAAGAAGACCACCATCAACTTTACCGTGCTCAAGGCCGGTGATCGCACCAACGTGATTCCTGATCAGGCCACGGCCAAAGCGGATGTGCGTGCGGCAGTGCCGGAGGAATTTGATCGCATCGAGAAGGATCTGGCGCGGGTGTCGCAGGACAAGTTGATTGCCGAGACGGAAGTGAAAACGTCCTTGCAGCGCGGATTGCCGCCGATGCCGCAGACGGCCGAATCGGATCGCCTGATGGCCATGGCTCAGGGGATTTACGGTGAGATTGGCCGCAAGTTGACCGAGGAGGGCAGTGGTGGCGCGGCGGATGCCAGCCTGTCCGCAGGCGTAGGGACGCCGACGCTGGATGGCTTCGGAATCGTTGGCGGTAATATTCACACGCCGGAGGAATACGCCGAAGTGGCGAGCGTGGCGCCGCGGATTTATCTGTTGTCGCGGATGATCATGGAGTTGGCGAAGCCGCGGTGA
- a CDS encoding isocitrate lyase/PEP mutase family protein — translation MTRLSHQDLRRNFRQLLASDTCYHTASVFDPMSARIAADLGFEVGILGGSVASLQVLGAPDFALITLSEFAEQATRIGRVAQLPVIADADHGYGNALNVMRTIVELERAGVAALTIEDTLLPAQFGRKSTDLITVAEGVGKIRAALEARVDTEMAIIARTNAGILPNQEIISRTRQYQAAGADGICMVGVQDFDQLEQIAEHLTVPLMLVTYGNPALRDDKRLAELGVRVTIDGHGAYFAAIKATYDSLREQRQIFTQASDLSATELTHTYTQPEEYILWAKEYMSVKE, via the coding sequence ATGACCAGGCTTTCCCATCAAGATTTGCGCCGTAATTTCCGTCAGCTGCTGGCCTCCGACACCTGCTATCACACGGCTTCGGTGTTTGATCCGATGTCCGCCCGCATCGCCGCTGACCTGGGTTTCGAAGTGGGTATTCTCGGTGGCTCCGTGGCCTCGTTGCAGGTGCTCGGCGCCCCGGACTTCGCCCTGATCACCCTGAGCGAATTCGCCGAACAGGCAACGCGCATTGGCCGCGTCGCCCAATTGCCAGTGATCGCCGACGCCGATCACGGCTATGGCAATGCCCTCAACGTGATGCGCACCATTGTCGAACTGGAGCGCGCCGGTGTGGCGGCATTGACCATCGAAGACACGTTGCTGCCGGCGCAATTCGGCCGCAAATCCACCGACCTGATCACCGTTGCCGAAGGCGTCGGCAAGATCCGCGCGGCGCTGGAAGCCCGGGTCGACACGGAAATGGCAATCATCGCCCGCACAAACGCCGGCATTCTGCCGAATCAGGAAATCATCAGCCGCACCCGCCAATATCAGGCGGCGGGCGCTGACGGTATCTGCATGGTCGGCGTGCAGGACTTCGACCAACTGGAACAGATCGCCGAGCACCTGACCGTGCCGCTGATGCTGGTCACCTACGGCAACCCGGCGCTGCGCGACGACAAGCGCCTGGCCGAACTCGGTGTGCGCGTAACCATCGACGGCCACGGCGCCTACTTCGCCGCGATCAAGGCCACTTACGACAGCCTGCGCGAACAGCGGCAGATCTTTACCCAGGCCTCCGACCTGAGCGCGACCGAATTGACCCACACCTATACCCAGCCGGAGGAATACATTCTCTGGGCCAAGGAATACATGAGCGTCAAGGAGTGA
- the astA gene encoding arginine N-succinyltransferase yields MIVRPVKVSDLPALMTLVQQAGPGFTTLPANEDRLAHRVRWAQRAFAEQVERADADYLFVLEDDDQRVVGVSAVAGAVGLREPWYNYRLGVTVSSAPDLGIQRQIPTLFLNNELTGQSELCSLFLRHDQRSGSNGRLLSLGRLLFVAEFPHLFGEKMIAELRGSADANGCSPFWDSLGRHFFQIDFTHADHLAGLGNKAFIAELMPRQPLYTCLLTEQAQAAIGQTHPNTQPALKILQAEGFAHKGYIDIFDGGPVIEAPVRSIRTVRDSLELTLSLGTPDEQAPLWLIHNRRLENCRITVAPGRLVGNSLMVDRLTAKRLQLQPGNSVRAVLLPHQQQHAVAA; encoded by the coding sequence ATGATTGTCCGTCCAGTTAAAGTCAGTGACCTGCCTGCGTTGATGACCCTCGTGCAACAGGCAGGGCCAGGCTTCACCACCCTTCCGGCGAACGAGGATCGACTGGCGCACCGGGTACGCTGGGCGCAACGGGCCTTCGCCGAGCAGGTGGAACGGGCCGATGCCGATTACCTGTTCGTCCTCGAGGACGATGACCAGCGCGTAGTCGGCGTCAGTGCGGTGGCCGGCGCCGTCGGTTTGCGCGAGCCCTGGTACAACTACCGGCTGGGCGTGACCGTCAGTTCGGCACCCGACCTGGGTATTCAACGACAGATCCCGACGTTGTTTCTCAACAACGAGCTGACCGGGCAATCGGAACTGTGCTCGCTGTTCCTGCGTCACGACCAGCGCAGCGGCAGCAATGGGCGTTTGCTGTCGCTGGGGCGTCTGCTGTTTGTCGCCGAATTCCCGCACCTGTTTGGCGAGAAGATGATTGCCGAACTGCGCGGCAGTGCCGATGCAAACGGGTGTTCGCCGTTCTGGGACAGCCTCGGCAGGCATTTTTTCCAGATTGATTTCACCCACGCCGATCACTTGGCCGGCCTGGGCAACAAAGCCTTCATCGCCGAATTGATGCCACGTCAGCCGCTCTATACCTGCCTGCTGACCGAACAGGCGCAGGCCGCGATCGGCCAGACTCACCCGAACACCCAGCCGGCATTGAAAATCCTGCAGGCCGAAGGCTTTGCGCACAAAGGCTACATCGACATTTTCGACGGAGGCCCGGTCATCGAAGCGCCGGTGCGCAGCATCCGCACGGTACGCGACAGCCTCGAACTGACCCTGAGCCTCGGCACCCCGGACGAGCAGGCGCCGCTATGGCTGATTCACAACCGCCGCCTGGAAAACTGCCGCATCACCGTGGCGCCCGGGCGACTGGTGGGCAATAGCCTGATGGTTGATCGTCTCACGGCCAAACGCCTGCAATTGCAGCCGGGCAATTCGGTGCGCGCAGTGCTGCTGCCCCATCAACAGCAGCACGCCGTGGCGGCCTGA